One genomic region from Neospora caninum Liverpool complete genome, chromosome V encodes:
- a CDS encoding putative KH domain-containing protein produces MEELSRTVVPRFLAAVEAKGDREVTAKDRLFAGRREHAAATELLGENAVVQQSMADARLAQAPSAPCYVKMLISNQLAGMIIGNTGQEIKHLKQITGAKIVLSPHGMYFPGTTERLVAAEGTERAVFQVVDWIIDRMDELAQLAPPSQPSSAEDLLRPTTSSLSSGSAGLQPRALACKICVPRAVIGSLIGRKGGYIQSVRLATEANINISPLFVTADEACAERVVTVESTRKQSLRTAVFTLARKINTHPEKATCKHVCYYRKLNFESPPAVAERGHRQPRPRNQIQNAISRNAFFDAASDATGHNGDVDLLCTSTSSSFGANSMTSRSSLSKIGGGAGAISSHDEFGAFEAFSIAHARHSSRLVSRTSESLKAFGQHPSQPSLDASTGVDSGSDEGVVSATRGEHLPGRHPAGGICDARAEFLQSPQKTTVVRRGEMSALGAPGRTAGAADAAATLHLYLKQAASLGGERGPQGPDAADGEGANMDVCHDTPSTVCSTAAGSMARLASILQCIQEESEQHEWKGAGASGAPRQRSGLSTKATVSTLDASAPEFFPLRPRSEESLGEARKTAMGTSRRTCGVRETALGAGLPAEEERRHLETSLHQSTEGKAEEGPEASKQFIEIADVLESERAAETKTSLEVRANRQTTASKGVESKSADVADGTSTEGPRSGLIRITALFDEGFMAFMKMWTLALVLGLVAFIAAKSFFVEW; encoded by the exons ATGGAGGAGCTCTCTCGAACGGTTGtcccgcgttttctggcTGCGGTAGAGGCGAAGGGGGACAGAGAAGTCACGGCAAAAGACCGGCTTTTTGCGGGCAGAAGGGAACATGCAGCAGCCACCGAGTTGCTTGGAGAAAATGCAGTGGTTCAGCAGTCCATGGCGGACGCCCGTCTCGCGCAAGCTCCGTCGGCACCCTGCTACGTGAAAATGCTGATTAGCAACCAACTCGCTGGAATGATCATTGGCAACACCGGACAGGAAATTAAACACCTCAAACAGATCACCGGTGCAAAAATC GTCCTTTCCCCCCACGGCATGTACTTCCCTGGGACGACCGAACGGCTGGTGGCGGCCGAAGGCACGGAGCGCGCCGTGTTTCAAGTTGTCGACTGGATCATTGATCGCATGGATGAGCTGGCGCAGTTGGCCCCGCCTTCGCAACCTTCTTCCGCCGAGGATTTGTTGCGTCCAACAACGTCTTCTTTGAGCAGCGGATCTGCCGGCCTGCAGCCCCGTGCACTCGCCTGCAAAATTTGCGTTCCTCGCGCAGTGATTGGGAGCCTGATcgggaggaaaggcggcTATATTCAGTCGGTTCGCTTGGCTACTGAAGCGAACATCAACATTTCGCCACTCTTTGTGACCGCCGATGAGGCGTGTGCGGAGCGCGTCGTCACAGTTGAATCCACTCGGAAGCAGAGCTTGAGGACGGCTGTGTTCACGCTGGCGCGCAAGATCAACACACACCCCGAGAAGGCGACCTGCAAACATGTTTGCTACTATCGCAAGCTGAACTTTGAGTCGCCGCCTGCTGTAGCTGAGCGGGGACATCGACAGCCCCGGCCTCGGAATCAAATCCAAAACGCCATCTCTAGGAATGCTTTTTTCGACGCTGCCTCGGACGCAACGGGTCACAACGGTGACGTGGATCTGCTGTGTACATCcacctcttcgtcctttgGTGCGAACTCGATGACGTCTCGCAGTTCGCTGTCCAAGATCGGAGGTGGCGCGGGTGCGATTTCCTCTCACGACGAGTTTGGCGCCTTTGAGGCCTTTTCGATCGCGCACGCGCGTCattcttcgcgcctcgtgTCCAGAACGAGCGAGAGCTTGAAGGCCTTTGGTCAGCATCCCTCCCAGCCTTCCCTGGATGCGTCCACTGGCGTGGACAGCGGCAGCGATGAAGGGGTGGTCTCTGCGACACGGGGCGAGCACCTTCCGGGCCGTCACCCAGCTGGGGGTATCTGTGACGCTCGCGCAGAGTTTCTGCAAAGCCCTCAGAAAACAACAGTCGTGAGGCGCGGAGAAATGAGTGCTCTGGGCGCGCCAGGCCGCACAGCTGGCGCTGCGGACGCTGCCGCAACTCTGCATCTCTATCTCAAGCAGGCCGCGTCCCTAGGTGGGGAAAGAGGACCGCAGGGACCGGATGCCGCTGATGGAGAGGGTGCAAACATGGACGTTTGCCACGACACGCCGTCGACGGTGTGCAGCACAGCGGCAGGGAGTATGGCCCGACTGGCGAGCATTCTTCAGTGCATTCAGGAGGAATCGGAGCAACACGAGTGGAAGGGCGCGGGAGCCTCGGGCGCgccaagacagagaagcggtCTGTCGACCAAGGCCACGGTGTCGACACTAGACGCAAGCGCTCCGGAATTTTTCCCTCTGAGGCCTAGATCAGAAGAGTCGCTGGGGGAGGCCAGAAAAACGGCCATGGGTACATCGCGCCGGACCTGTGGCGTCCGGGAAACCGCACTCGGTGCCGGGCTGCCtgctgaagaggagaggaggcatCTGGAGACATCCCTGCATCAGTCTACTGAAGGCAAGGCGGAGGAAGGACCAGAAGCGAGTAAGCAGTTCATTGAAATCGCAGACGTCCTCGAGTCTGagagagcagcagagactAAAACATCCCTCGAGGTGCGTGCGAACCGACAGACGACTGCTTCAAAGGGTGTGGAATCTAAATCAGCAGATGTGGCAGATGGAACGTCAACGGAAGGTCCCCGTTCGGGGTTGATCAGGATCACTGCACTCTTCGATGAAGGTTTTATGGCCTTCATGAAGATGTGGACTCTCGCTCTTGTCTTGGGACTCGTCGCATTTATTGCAGCCAAAAGTTTTTTCGTTGAATGGTGA
- a CDS encoding putative protein kinase (incomplete catalytic triad): MSQSLRHSGAGNTLLFSPSCPVHSLNRTTSRDTAEGELHVLGADQRDDEASKLFWATKSNTTLLEHAQKIRHVPASSPSDFPIGDSLYAASSSPLPRLLPAQHRNPSLQLARPSHKSSEFLLGHEGGASFSYATIADDGKQSHPWKTIQTQNTESSPPFIAASAPFTIWREKREIHAEKEHNAGLCLCEVALSASTTAGTSESTQSSSVATPAEICSQPSLASLVKFAGRATRVEGRQRLYRNTSTVLGHGFSGDVKIFKHRHTEEVFALKTVLNEEGRMQRGWRLCSWRGRRPCPRSSPEERLRGEPQKATEKENAVPGKTHSNVGGAGNADPFGEPRGKTRGETDAAKTVKSQTRGTPKKDSRGPRGCGEVPRRKNPESQGPRKAPKASEEKDKDMRRDLQAIMGEGVYACLSADHPTIIKLVEFVEDDEGVHLIMPVCKGGPLSRASLRRFLTGSNPFGDATAGPGGKFNRTDRGDPAAPWQTEKTDEESWRSWERVAKKFTWQILKVPQEHKRVLRKG, translated from the exons ATGTCCCAGAGCTTGCGCCACTCTGGTGCCGGAAACACCCTCTTATTTTCGCCCAGTTGCCCAGTTCACAGCCTCAACAGAACAACCAGCAGGGACACAGCAGAAGGGGAACTCCACGTGTTAGGAGCAGATCagcgagacgacgaagcgtCGAAGCTGTTTTGGGCGACGAAAAGCAACACGACTCTCCTCGAGCATGCTCAAAAGATCAGACAcgtgcctgcgtcttcgccctccgaTTTCCCGATTGGTGACTCTCTGTATGCAGCATCGAGCTCCCCACTACCCCGTTTGTTGCCTGCACAGCATCGGAATCCTTCTCTGCAACTAGCGCGTCCCAGTCACAAGAGTTCTGAATTTTTGCTCGGCCACGAAGGAggtgcttctttctcgtaTGCCACGATCGCAGATGACGGCAAACAGTCGCATCCGTGGAAGACAATCCAAACACAGAACACGGAATCGTCTCCGCCATTCATTGCAGCCTCAGCTCCTTTCACGAtttggagagaaaaaagagagatcCACGCGGAAAAGGAACACAACGCGgggctgtgtctctgtgagGTTGCCTTAAGCGCGTCGACTACAGCGGGGACATCGGAATCCACTCAGTCGTCCTCTGTTGCGACACCGGCCGAGATTTGCTCGCAGCCTTCACTTGCTTCGCTCGTCAAGTTCGCAGGCAGGGCGACGCGAGtcgaggggagacagagactgtACAGAAACACGTCAACAGTTCTGGGCCACGGCTTTTCAG GAGACGTGAAGATCTTCAAGCACCGCCACACTGAAGAGGTTTTCGCCCTGAAGACCGTTCTCAACGAGGaaggccgcatgcagcgcggCTGGCGGCTCTGCAGctggcgaggcaggcggccTTGCCCTCGGTCGTCTCCTGAAGAGCGTCTGCGCGGGGAACCGCAGAAAGCcacggaaaaggaaaacgctgTCCCCGGCAAGACACACAGCAACGTCGGCGGCGCCGGGAATGCAGACCCCTTCGGAGAGccacgaggaaagacgcgaggcgagaccgACGCCGCGAAAACGGTGAAATCTCAAACCCGCGGGAcaccgaaaaaagacagTCGAGGCCCGAGAGGCTGTGGAGAGGTGCCGCGGCGGAAGAACCCGGAGTCACAGGGGCCCAGGAAGGCGCCCAAGGCAtctgaggaaaaagacaaagatATGAGACGGGATTTGCAGGCCATCATGGGAGAAGGCGTGtacgcgtgtctctctgcggacCACCCGACGATCATCAAACTGGTCGAGTTTgtcgaagacgacgaaggcgtTCACTTGATCATGCCCGTGTGCAAGGGCGGCCCTCTGAGCCGTGCGAGTCTCCGAAGGTTTCTAACGGGATCGAACCCTTTCGGCGACGCGACCGCAGGGCCAGGCGGGAAGTTCAACAGGACTGACAGGGGCGATCCGGCGGCGCCCTGGCAAaccgaaaaaacagacgaagaaagctGGAGAAGTTGGGAACGAGTCGCGAAGAAGTTCACTTGGCAAATCCTCAAGGTGCCGCAGGAACACAAGCGCGTGCTTCGAAAAGGCTGA
- a CDS encoding ADP-ribosylation factor domain-containing protein, whose amino-acid sequence MVLLKVLRKTKQKEKELRLLMLYKLNIWDVGGQRTIRSFWRNYFEETDGVIWVVDSADRPRMDVCREELHKLMKEERLAGATLLVFANKQDVPSAMTAAEISQALELDAMKESRHWSIAACSAWEGAGLLEGFSWLVEDISSRMFVRS is encoded by the exons ATGGTGTTGCTCAAGGTtttgaggaagacgaagcagaaggagaaggaacttCGTCTCCTGATGTT GTACAAGTTGAATATTTGGGACGTTGGCGGGCAGAGGACGATTCGTTCGTTTTGGCGAAACTACtttgaggagacagacggcgtCATCTGGGTAGTGGATTCGGCCGACCGGCCTCGGATGGACGTCTGCCGCGAGGAGCTCCACAAGCTGATGAAGGAGGAG CGTTTGGCGGGTGCAACGCTTCTCGTGTTCGCAAACAAGCAGGATGTCCCCTCTGCAATGACAGCAGCCGAAATCTCTCAG GCACTGGAGTTGGATGCAATGAAAGAGAGTCGTCACTGGAGCATCGCAGCTTGCAGCGCGTGGGAAGGCGCTGGCCTCCTCGAGGGTTTTTCCTGGCTTGTCGAAGACATTTCTTCTCGGATGTTCGTCCGGAGTTAG